A DNA window from Comamonas sp. 26 contains the following coding sequences:
- a CDS encoding FABP family protein — MENYPKDIYTEPEPDVNTLANLGPFTGMAGIWTGKRGLDINPKADGPEKQAFIEHMECQPIDAQTNGPQLFYGLRYHTRIVKPDDPETFHDQVGYWLWEPATGNIIQTLTIPRGQTAMATGKTTADATTFTLKAVRGSTVNGISSNPFLEYAFRTDAYTITVTKNPDGTWSYEQETTLTIPGQSEPFAHTDRNTLHKIGEPTPNPTAQAAEASASAI, encoded by the coding sequence ATGGAAAACTACCCCAAAGACATTTACACAGAGCCCGAGCCCGATGTGAACACCCTGGCCAACCTCGGCCCCTTCACCGGCATGGCCGGCATCTGGACCGGCAAACGCGGGCTGGACATCAACCCCAAGGCCGACGGCCCGGAAAAGCAGGCCTTCATCGAGCACATGGAATGCCAGCCCATCGATGCCCAGACCAACGGCCCCCAGCTCTTCTACGGCCTGCGCTACCACACGCGCATCGTCAAACCCGATGACCCCGAAACCTTTCACGACCAGGTCGGCTACTGGCTGTGGGAGCCCGCCACCGGCAACATCATCCAGACACTGACCATTCCGCGTGGGCAAACCGCCATGGCCACGGGCAAAACCACGGCGGACGCCACCACCTTTACCCTCAAAGCCGTACGTGGCTCTACCGTGAACGGCATCTCAAGCAACCCGTTTCTGGAGTACGCGTTCAGAACCGATGCCTACACCATCACCGTCACCAAAAACCCAGACGGCACCTGGTCGTATGAGCAGGAAACAACGCTGACCATCCCCGGCCAGAGCGAGCCCTTTGCCCACACTGACCGCAACACCCTGCACAAGATCGGCGAACCCACACCCAACCCCACGGCCCAAGCTGCCGAAGCATCGGCCAGCGCCATATAA
- a CDS encoding DNA breaking-rejoining protein: MTRFQPMLATAALLSLLTLHLSSISMAQVAFTRPGDYTSSYSGQVTGNGVVQYGLETRPFQRIIVTFNTNNPSSRMNVLKGGSAESLCHGSADSNTCTFLVERGTSYRVMIYLTREAAQRGESARFTLTTEEST, translated from the coding sequence ATGACCCGCTTCCAACCGATGCTTGCAACTGCTGCCCTGCTCAGTCTCTTGACCCTGCACCTCAGCAGCATCTCAATGGCACAGGTCGCCTTCACCAGGCCGGGCGACTACACCAGCTCCTACAGCGGCCAGGTCACTGGAAATGGCGTCGTGCAATACGGGCTTGAAACGCGGCCCTTCCAGCGCATCATCGTCACATTCAACACCAACAACCCATCCAGCCGGATGAACGTCCTCAAGGGCGGCAGTGCCGAGTCGCTGTGTCACGGCTCGGCTGATAGCAACACCTGCACCTTCCTCGTCGAACGGGGCACCAGCTACCGCGTGATGATCTACCTCACGCGTGAAGCCGCCCAGCGCGGCGAAAGCGCACGCTTTACGCTCACCACCGAAGAGAGCACCTGA